TACTCCCGGGCTTCTTCGGGGAGCGCCGATCGATGGAATCGGATCATGTTGCCTATTCCCGGCAGCGACGGCGAAGGGTGCGTGGAGGTGCGTTCTTATATGGGAGGGAGCCCTGTAAACGATCAACCGAATGAGCGACTCACAGAACGTGCAGGCGGTCGAAGAAGAGCAGGTCGAATCGGAGGACGAACGCGAGGTCGACACCTCGCACCTCGACGGCGTCGAAGACGGATGCGGCTGCGCCGAGGTGTGGGAACACCTCTCCGACGAGCGCGACGAGTAGGCCGGGCGTTTATTCTCCGGCGGTGCGAACTGGTTCCATGAGTGTCATCGGGGAGTTGCGGGTGCCGGCGGCGGCGTCCCTACTGGACGACGCGCTTGGGTCCGTCGCGGGGGCGGTCACTGTCGAGCGGATGGTCGTCGACGGCGAGGGACGCGTCGCCGTGGCGAACTAAGGAGCGGTTACTCCTCGCCGAGGAGTCGGTCGACGATGTCCTCGGGATCGAACGGTTCGAGGTCGCCGTAGTCCTGCCCGGTGCCGAGAAAGAGGATCGGCTTGCCCGTGACGTGGGCGATGGAGATGGCCGCGCCGCCCTGCGGGTCGGCGTCGGCCTTCGTCAGCACCGCGCCGTCGATCTCCGCGGCGTCGTCGAACTCGCGGGCGCGGTTGACGGCGTCCTGGCCCGCGACGGCCTCGTCGACGAACAGCGTCATGTCCGGGTCGATGACCCGGTCGATCTTCGAGAGCTGGTCCATCAGGCCGTCGGAGGTGTGCAGGCGACCGGCCGTGTCGCCCAGCACCACGTCCACGTCGTTGGCCTTCGCGTACTCGACGGCGTCGTAGATGACCGCGGCGGGGTCCGAGCCCTGTTCGTGGGAGATGACGCGCTTGTCCAGCGCCTCGGCGTGTTGCTGGAGCTGCTCGTTGGCGCCGGCGCGGTAGGTGTCGCCGTTGGCCAGTACCGCCGATAGGCCCCGCTGTTCGAAGTACCGCGAGAGCTTGGCGATGGTCGTCGTCTTCCCGACGCCGTTGACGCCGGTGAAGATGATGACGACCGGCGCGTCGCCCTCGGCCACCCGCTCGTCGAAGTCGAACTGGCCGACGCTGATCACGTCGTACAGCGCCTCGCGGAGCGCGTCGCGGACGAGGTTGCCGGTCGAAGACAGCCGTCGGCGCGTGTCGCCGACGAGGTTCTCCTCGACGCCGTCGAGGATCTCCTGGGCGACGCCCATCTCCACGTCGCTCTGGAGCAAGGCGAGTTCGAGGTCGTCGAGGTGGTCCTGCAGGTCGTCCTCGTCGATGACCGTCTTGCCGGTCGCGAACAGCTTCGCCCGCTCGCCGAGGCTCCGACCGTCGTCGGCTTCCGCCTCGGTCTCGGCGTCCTCGACCTCGGCGCCCGCCGACTCCGCCGTGTCGGGCTCGTCGCCGGCGTCGGTCGCGTCTTCCGCTTCGGCGTCGGCCGCCGGCGTGTCGACCCCGTCTTCGGCGTCGGACTCGCCGGTCGTCTCCGCTTCGGTCACCGCGGACGCGTCGCTGGCCTCGGCCTCGTCGGGCTCGGCCCCCTCGGCGTCTCCGTCGACCGCTTCCTCGTCGACCGCCTCGTCGTCGACGTCCTCCTCGACGTCGTCGCTGAAGCGGCCGAGCTTCTCTTTCAGTCCGTCGAACATCGGGCCTTACTCGTCGTCCTGCTGCTGCATCTGCTGCATCTGCTGCATCTGCTGTTGCTGCATCTGCTGGGCCTGCTGTTCGAGCTCCTCGCTCTCGGTCTCCAGCTCGGCGATGTCCGAGCGGATCTCCTCGATGCGCTCGTCGAGCGTGTCCTGCTTGTTCTCGAGGATGTCGACGGCGTCGTCCTGCTCCTGCTCGGCGGCGTAGCCGGCGCCGAACTCGACGATGACCTCGTCGATGTTCTGGATCTCCGCGCGGAGGAACGCGTCGCCGCCCAGCGGCACCTGCACGGTGTCGCCGGACTCGATGGCCCCGATGGCCTCCATGGCCTCGTTCATCTCCTGTTTCTCGTCCTGGAGCCCGGTGATCTCGTCCTCCATGGCCTCGATCTGCTCCTCGATCTGCTCGATCTCCTGGGCGATCTGCTGGAGTTGCTGCTGACCGCCGCCGCCACCGCCACCACCGAGGCTCATGCGTCGACCCCCTCGATCTCGACCTGCGTGCGATTGAGTCCGTGCTTCGAGCCGAACTCGGCGAGGACGTGCTCGCGCGCGACGTTCTCGTTTACCGCTTCGATCTCCTTCTCGAAGGGCTGCCAGCCGTCGCGGGCACTCCACTGCCCGGTGACTGTGAACTCACTCATGTGTCCCGCTGGGAGAGCGAGCGGGAAGTACCTTCCGCAACGAACTCTCGCCGCCGTCACCGCGTTCGTCGAGTCCCGGGTGCGGCGGCTCGAACCGGTCGCGCTCGCCCGCGGTCCGCCGATCGTGACGACGAGGTAACAGTTATGTACGACCGTCACGAACCGTCGCGCATGATGGGGGCTTCGAAGATGTTCGGGTTGCTGGCCAGCGACCGGCGACGACGGGTGTTACTGTTGCTGTGCGAGGAGGAACCGGTGAGCGTGCCCGACGCCGTCCAGATGCGGGGGGACGCGGCGCGACCATCGGCCAACGGGGGCCGCGACCACGACCGATCGCGACGGCAGACGGTTCGGCTGTACCACGCCGACCTGCCGAAACTGGCGGCCGCGAACCTGATCGAGTGGAATCGTGACGCCGAAACCGTCAGTCGCGGGCCACGGTTCGGGGAGATCGAACCGATGCTAGACGTGCTCGGCGACAACGCCGCGCGGGTCCCGCAGGAGGTCGTCTGACCGGCGCGGGTCAGTCGATGTAGCCCAGCGCCGACTCGATGCGGCCCAGTTCCGGACCGGTGGTGTCCTGGCCGACGACGTAGCCGTGGTCGTTGGCCACCAGGCCCGAGCCGACCAGCGGGGCGCCGTAGTTGACGGTGCCGATGTCGGCGGGCACGTCCAGCAGGTCCTCCAGGAAGTCCAGTTCCGCGTCGGTCGCGTCGGGGTGACAGAGCACGCCGTCGTTCGTCGCGACGGCGGCGGTGCCGACGGTTCGCGACCCGGCGAGGACGCCCTGCTCGACCGGGACGTCGAGGGCGTCCGCGACGGCGTCGACGGCCGTCTCGGAGAGGTCGGGGTGGACGTAGGCGCCGCTGTCGTTGGCGAGGACGACGTTGCCGGCGGCGTTGATCCGGCCGGGGAGTTCGGAGACCCGGAGACCGGTCGCCTCGGCGATCGCCTCGCGCTCGCGGTCGCGGACGCGGCTGCTGACGAGCAGCCCGTTGCCGTTGCCGGTCGCCAGCGCACCGACGGTGCCCGAGCCGCCGACGGTCGTCGGGACCGCCGGGACCGCGAGCTCGTCGGCGAGCTCCTCTCGGAGGTCTTCGTCCACGTCGGGGCGGACGAGCAGACAGTCGTCGGTCGCGCGTGCGAAGACACCGACGTACGCCGAACCGGAGAAGGCCGCGCGGAGCAAGTCTACTCTGCGGTCTCGGCTTCGACGACGTGCTCGCCCTCTTCCTCGAAGCGGGCCGCACGGACGCGGAGCTTTCGCGGCGGGTTCGAGCGGCCGTTGGCCCAGACCGCCTCGTTGATCGAGGGGTCGAGGCGGATGGCGTCGCCGTCGATGGCGAAGTGCTTGGCGAGGTGCTCGCGGACGATGGACATGGCCTTGTCGGCCTGCTCCTCGTTGGGCGCGGCCTTCACGTCGCGGAGCGGGACGGTCACGACCCGCTCCTCGAAGTCACCGGCGCTCATTCGTCCGTGTCGCTACGGCGCCAGTGGCGCCGCTTCGGGTTGCGTTCGACGTTGCGGTCCGTCTTGAGCATGACCCACGGCGGGACCCGCGTGTTCTGGCGCTCGAGTTTCCCCAGGCGCTTCTTCTTGGATTTCGACTTCTTACCCATAGTGTCACCCCCTTCCGCCCCGGCGCTTAAATTCCTGTTCCTTTGCCCGCGACCGCTCACCGCCCGACCACGCCGCCGTCCTCGCCCGGTCGCCTCGGGCGGTTCTCCCGGTCGTCGGACGCCCGAGTCGCGCCCCGGAGAGCCGCGAACCGTCGGCTATCAGGTGTGATTCTCCGGTCCGAGTCTCTTTATACTACTATTCGTGTCACGTACGTATGCATCGGCGAACGCTGCTGTCTACGGCCGCGGCCGCGGTCGCGGTGGCGGGCGGTACGGCCGGCTGTGTCGGCAGTAGCGAGGTGGTGGCGACCGTCCAGCGGTCGGTCTCGGTCCGCCCCGGTCAGGGGTGGATCGAAGAGCTCCCGGACGTGTCGGACCCGGGCGGCGCGATCCGCTACCGGGCGAAGGCCGACCGGCCGTTCGACGTGTACTTCTTCGCGAGCGAGGAGTCGTTCATGTTCTACGACACCTACACGGACGGGGACGAGCCGGCGCTGACGCCGAACGGTGACGGTGACGTGAGCGCGTCCGCCGAGGAAGTAGCCGAGGACACCTACGTCGCCGAGACCCACGACGGCGGGGCGCGACAGCCGATCGACGACTCCGGCCCGTACTACTTCGTCGTCGACCACTCGGGGTATCGCGGCGAGAACCAGCCGAGATCGGAGCAGCCGTCGCCGCTCGACGTGTTCGTGGACCTGACGGTCACTCGCCGGAAGCTGATCTGACGAGCGGTCGGTCCCGTCCGAGGCCGCCGGGCGACCACGCTCACGCGAACGCGAGCGGGACCATCACGAGCACGCCGGCGGTGATCCCGCCGACCAGTTCCCGGCGGCCCCCGCCGGGCAGGTCCGAGCCGCGCTCCAGGGCCTCGGGGACGAACTCCGTCGCGACGAGGTACACCATCGCGCCCGCGGCGAACCCGAAGCCGAAGGGAAGGAAGCGCTCGGCCAGCGTCACGAAGTAGTAGGCGACCACGGCGCCCAACGGCTGGGGCAGGCTGGAGAACACCGCCCACCAGACCATCCGCCACTCGCTGACGCCCATCGACCGCAGCGGGATCGAGATGGCCACGCCCTCGGGGACGTTGTGGATCGAGATGGCGACGGTCATGAACACCGCCAGGACCGGTAGCGTCAGGCTCCCGAGCGTCACCGTCGCCAGGCTCGGGTCGTCGATCCCCAGCTCGGCGAAGGAGACGCCGACCGCGACGCCCTCCGGGAAGCTGTGGACGGTCAGGATCCCGAGGATGAGCACGAGCTTCCGGAAGTCCGCCTCCTCGTACTCTCGGGCGTCGAACTCCGCGTCCGCCAGCACCTCGTGGCCGACGACGACCAGCGCCACGCCCGCGACCACGCCCGGGCCGATGGCGACTGCGGCGTCGACGACCCCGCCCTCGACGACCGCGACCCCCTCGCGGATCAGGCCGAACAGCGACGCCGCGACCATGATGCCCGAGGCGAGCCCCCACAGCACCACGTTCCACCGGTCGGAGATTTCGTCGACCAGGAAGAAGGGGAGCGCGCCCAGCCCGGTCGCCAGCGCCGTCAGCAATCCCGCGAAAAACACCAGCCCGAGGTTCCAGAACTCGACCATCCCTGCCCGAACCTACGCCGACCGCGTCCTTAATAGTTATCACGAATCTTACTATTTTTGGGAGACCTAAAGCGGACGACTCCCGCAGACTACCGATCCCGACCGGCGGCGCGACGCCGTCGGTCCCGGTGTGTGACATCGTAATTAATGCACCTTATACACACTATGAACATCCGGACTCCTATGCGGTGAAGTATAAATACTGCTTCGCTGAATAAAACAGTATGTCAACGACCGAGGCGCGCACGACCGACGTGAAGGCGGACGCGGATGCGGGGGAAGCGGGGGAGACGGGGGCACGGCCCCACAAGGTCGTCGACCCGATGGGTGCGACCGGCCGGATGACCGTCGAGACGCCGGAGGGGGACGAACGGACGGTCGTCGGCTGTCTGGACGGGCTCGTCGCGGGGCGACTCGACGGAAAGGCGCCCGGTTCGACCGTCCGGATGGAGCTCTCGCCCGCCGCCGACGGCGGGGGGTACGTCGCCGCGCGCGTCCGCCCCGGCGGCCTCCCCGCGCTCTGAACGGCTATCGCGGCCGACGGCGACCGCTACAGCGGGAACCGCTCGACGGTGTCGTACGTCGGCCCGTCGGGCCCCAGCACGCTCTCTTTCAGCCGGACCTCCTCGACCGCGAGCCGTCCCGCGTCGGGGTGGCCCTCGCGGACCGTCTCCCGGACCAGCTCTTTCCCGCCGGCGTGGTCCATCCGGGCTATCGTGACGTGGGGCGTGAACTCGTGGTCTTCGGCGTCGAACCCCATCGCCGTCGTCCGCGCCTCGACGCCCTCGTGCAGGCGCGTCAGCTCTTCGCCCCCCGAACGCGTCCCGACCCAGACCACGCTGATGTAGTCGAGAGTCGGGAAGACGCCCAGGCCGCCGAACTCGTACTCGAAGGGGTCGACGCCGGCGTCGTCGACCGCCGCGGCGAGTTCGTCGACGAGCGCGTCGACCCGCCCGGGGTCGGTGTCGCCGAGAAACTTCAGCGTGACGTGAGCCCCCTCGGGG
The window above is part of the Halosimplex rubrum genome. Proteins encoded here:
- a CDS encoding ZIP family metal transporter — protein: MVEFWNLGLVFFAGLLTALATGLGALPFFLVDEISDRWNVVLWGLASGIMVAASLFGLIREGVAVVEGGVVDAAVAIGPGVVAGVALVVVGHEVLADAEFDAREYEEADFRKLVLILGILTVHSFPEGVAVGVSFAELGIDDPSLATVTLGSLTLPVLAVFMTVAISIHNVPEGVAISIPLRSMGVSEWRMVWWAVFSSLPQPLGAVVAYYFVTLAERFLPFGFGFAAGAMVYLVATEFVPEALERGSDLPGGGRRELVGGITAGVLVMVPLAFA
- a CDS encoding CehA/McbA family metallohydrolase domain-containing protein, with the protein product MSTTEARTTDVKADADAGEAGETGARPHKVVDPMGATGRMTVETPEGDERTVVGCLDGLVAGRLDGKAPGSTVRMELSPAADGGGYVAARVRPGGLPAL
- a CDS encoding DUF7344 domain-containing protein: MMGASKMFGLLASDRRRRVLLLLCEEEPVSVPDAVQMRGDAARPSANGGRDHDRSRRQTVRLYHADLPKLAAANLIEWNRDAETVSRGPRFGEIEPMLDVLGDNAARVPQEVV
- the pfdA gene encoding prefoldin subunit alpha, with protein sequence MSLGGGGGGGGQQQLQQIAQEIEQIEEQIEAMEDEITGLQDEKQEMNEAMEAIGAIESGDTVQVPLGGDAFLRAEIQNIDEVIVEFGAGYAAEQEQDDAVDILENKQDTLDERIEEIRSDIAELETESEELEQQAQQMQQQQMQQMQQMQQQDDE
- a CDS encoding 50S ribosomal protein L39e, coding for MGKKSKSKKKRLGKLERQNTRVPPWVMLKTDRNVERNPKRRHWRRSDTDE
- the rpl18a gene encoding 50S ribosomal protein L18Ae, translated to MSEFTVTGQWSARDGWQPFEKEIEAVNENVAREHVLAEFGSKHGLNRTQVEIEGVDA
- the thpR gene encoding RNA 2',3'-cyclic phosphodiesterase; this translates as MGKRLFVAVDLDGLADEVAAVQKRFAGASGLNFVDPEGAHVTLKFLGDTDPGRVDALVDELAAAVDDAGVDPFEYEFGGLGVFPTLDYISVVWVGTRSGGEELTRLHEGVEARTTAMGFDAEDHEFTPHVTIARMDHAGGKELVRETVREGHPDAGRLAVEEVRLKESVLGPDGPTYDTVERFPL
- the ftsY gene encoding signal recognition particle-docking protein FtsY, producing MFDGLKEKLGRFSDDVEEDVDDEAVDEEAVDGDAEGAEPDEAEASDASAVTEAETTGESDAEDGVDTPAADAEAEDATDAGDEPDTAESAGAEVEDAETEAEADDGRSLGERAKLFATGKTVIDEDDLQDHLDDLELALLQSDVEMGVAQEILDGVEENLVGDTRRRLSSTGNLVRDALREALYDVISVGQFDFDERVAEGDAPVVIIFTGVNGVGKTTTIAKLSRYFEQRGLSAVLANGDTYRAGANEQLQQHAEALDKRVISHEQGSDPAAVIYDAVEYAKANDVDVVLGDTAGRLHTSDGLMDQLSKIDRVIDPDMTLFVDEAVAGQDAVNRAREFDDAAEIDGAVLTKADADPQGGAAISIAHVTGKPILFLGTGQDYGDLEPFDPEDIVDRLLGEE
- a CDS encoding 50S ribosomal protein L31e; translated protein: MSAGDFEERVVTVPLRDVKAAPNEEQADKAMSIVREHLAKHFAIDGDAIRLDPSINEAVWANGRSNPPRKLRVRAARFEEEGEHVVEAETAE
- a CDS encoding translation initiation factor IF-6 gives rise to the protein MLRAAFSGSAYVGVFARATDDCLLVRPDVDEDLREELADELAVPAVPTTVGGSGTVGALATGNGNGLLVSSRVRDREREAIAEATGLRVSELPGRINAAGNVVLANDSGAYVHPDLSETAVDAVADALDVPVEQGVLAGSRTVGTAAVATNDGVLCHPDATDAELDFLEDLLDVPADIGTVNYGAPLVGSGLVANDHGYVVGQDTTGPELGRIESALGYID